In a genomic window of Gossypium arboreum isolate Shixiya-1 chromosome 9, ASM2569848v2, whole genome shotgun sequence:
- the LOC108457153 gene encoding kinesin-like protein KIN-12C isoform X1 → MSRDVSSFGFISKNANENDFETSSSSAHFPPPRTPLNSIPDPSQYQKESRNQDEQDVVDSKDKSESLRALHKTPRVTNRHGKLHSESNSAQSTPSRTAPRFSLGGGAGPCFTSKVTQGFGGRCGLSSASSSRVPRRVSMIDGTNFSVEAPHFELVEDPSFWRDRNVQVLIRIRPLSTMERVSQGYGRCLKQESAQTLLWLGHAESRFTFDHVACETISQEKLFRVVGVPMVENCMSGYNSCMFAYGQTGSGKTYTMMGDIYEVESQLSEDCGLTPRIFEYLFSRIRMEEESRKDEKLRFSCKCSFLEIYNEQITDLLDPSSTNLQLREDLKKGVYVENLMEYNVRNVDDVLKLLLQGASNRRMAATNMNSESSRSHSVFTCIIESHWEKDSMTHFRFARLNLVDLAGSERQKSSGAEGDRLKEAANINKSLSTLGLVIMSLVDLAHGKHRHVPYRDSRLTFLLQDSLGGNSKTTMIANVSPSICAANETLSTLKFAQRAKLIQNNAKVNEDASGDVNALQQQIEQLKGQLSSLLKHHNFPNSPNSCVPSYEELKIGDYSRKNEYTSEKVADCKIQNINSNKMRRMEATLAGSLRREKMAETANQKLEAEIEQMNRLVCQKEEDVQRTKMMLRFREEKIKNLESLTTGLVSTEEYLMEENQALKAEIQLLRTKIDRNPELTRFALENIRLIEQLQIFQNFYEQGEREILLGEISELRDELQEVLEGKNRFSSRYENQDGNTVKELEDCRNMNSKLMREVEELQMELSKYLNCSHGAFDSVGGFPSKDHKECRQTNKCSLVEIISVHSDSGDEVASCSRENDVALENQNEQSVSVASVMQHSATEKELIEARLLLKAMEAEHIHLFNELQHLQEENRRYMEMISNEGKLEIESVHKLKIHCLEQDHLASKKEGQIMESELINVKGLHDKLDILTKDLENAKLLNCQYQQVQASQLSCQHEADLVHEQVEMETARTILHLQEEVAALQLELNSITQENTRLRDTITAKEEEMKSICADWERATLELTSFLLDGSKSLKDASRLVENISCSFPQINVWVGENVERAARVCIEKEERILLLQRSLEDAQRMIMEMEMKLSSLKGATIAFNEFQDSGTDVETEEAAHLSILFNDETDLQKVLANELKVKEDQLIMAEKRANAAFLIAKWLVDCDKVAYGDHAEMDIPVATSEGMQSNVMAGMMAHMKFPTTDNLKAQVELAKLVILESENVINTSYDDAEAHLSTLKTDISETCSVFKESLQDLQREILDIKENCKGFQTSRTELQSVAAAKSLKSHLLDQIKCEIADANQSLKSIKDCIKTKASMPVHLPDDEDAIEKSSWSSLSLTSSSDYSIESIASGNNLIGSHCSVKMTEVVDDTKLEEVSLQSDSGFSESSGKFGLRNELWMQLDVFHKLYVWLTTILNESDIGEHSHTEELLSLGLTMEIYDAASQNNIEALPDDTSPAKSFFKKFEEAHATMKEADYALKALLKANENAQVLNNIWKQASEELMVEKSNLIDELEKLRYSISLKERENELLQDQIHYTLVETADSISLLDGCFKQMQRQIEDKFKVLYSDALSMSQEMLFTICNSRSSLEDICSEAIKKELSLFVLYHCHFGDFVHKTLNLSSELYSHPSQRPELHSVINTLVKSPSISQGENVDHPKKSTEGEDGRKQLKHLEDQDQDLSQNDLIYENFSLKKELKRKEDLLEGLLFDLHLLQESASNSQEIKDESEKLMLGLKEVCHELEIKTNEADDLLVQHSKLENRLSDAENALEQAKQTIDSLLDENAEMRMLLEDLYHKKSEAEEGLEEQKEVVKELEKEILHLNYSLEKDLLSSIKGIEEDLRKVTSDRDELREEIFSLNDQLEMVRALADENEAIAVEARQESEASKIYSEQKEEEVKILEHSVEELESTVNVLEKKVYELDEEVERHRFIRISLEHELQFLRDRLSKVDSFVDVVHSVNSNAEQTKDLFPRKMHDKLLQLHEAHDQIRILEREKEELSIEIKQCKEYISEILLHSEAQASQYQQKYKTLEAMIRELKTDLPTSTSTVPISDKNEKTSTRSRGSSSPFRCISSLVQQMNSEKDQELSNARLRIEELEALSASRQKEIYMLNARLAAAESMTHDVIRDLLGVKLDMTNYANLIDQHQVQILLKEANQQAEEFLAKEQEILNLRKLVTNLMEEKESCLHEINKKDADILNAQLTLEQLQQRDQLLSAQNEMLKMDKSNLIKKVAELDDLITTSSKEKQINQTLQIKQENGSLNLGSVNLNNKRLPHSERLVSRMSNEMGQFRKTNGRLQHHDKTCGSSQGFDAKYR, encoded by the exons ATGTCGAGAGACGTTTCCAGCTTTGGTTTCATCTCTAAAAACGCAAACGAGAACGATTTCGAGACCTCCTCGAGTTCGGCTCATTTCCCTCCTCCAAGAACTCCGCTCAACTCAATTCCAGATCCATCACAATACCAGAAAGAATCGCGGAATCAAGACGAACAGGATGTTGTCGATTCCAAAGACAAATCGGAATCTCTCAGAGCACTTCATAAAACCCCGAGGGTTACAAATCGCCATGGGAAGTTACATTCAGAGTCCAACTCTGCTCAAAGTACTCCTTCAAGGACTGCTCCCCGGTTTTCGCTTGGCGGCGGCGCTGGACCTTGTTTTACCAGTAAAGTTACTCAAGGTTTCGGAGGAAGATGTGGATTGAGCTCCGCTTCTTCTTCAAGGGTTCCGAGAAGGGTTTCGATGATCGATGGTACCAATTTCTCGGTCGAAGCTCCACATTTCGAGCTCGTTGAGGATCCTTCCTTTTGGAGAGATCGGAATGTGCAG GTGCTGATAAGAATTCGGCCACTGAGTACGATGGAGAGGGTTTCACAAGGGTACGGTCGGTGTTTGAAGCAAGAGAGCGCTCAAACTTTACTGTGGCTTGGACATGCCGAGAGCAGATTTACCTTTGACCATGTAGCTTGCGAGACCATATCGCAG GAAAAGCTGTTCAGAGTAGTTGGAGTACCCATGGTGGAGAATTGCATGTCTGGGTATAATAGCTGTATGTTTGCTTATGGTCAG ACTGGTAGTGGCAAAACATATACTATGATGGGCGACATATATGAGGTGGAAAGTCAGCTCAGTGAAGATTGTGGACTAACTCCTCGTATATTCGAATATTTATTTTCAAGGATTAGAATG GAAGAAGAGAGCAGGAAGGATGAGAAATTGAGGTTCAGTTGCAAATGTTCCTTTCTAGAAATATATAATGAGCAAATAACGGATCTTCTGGACCCTTCGTCAACTAATCTGCAA CTCAGAGAAGACTTGAAGAAAGGCGTATATGTGGAAAACCTTATGGAGTATAATGTGCGGAATGTTGATGATGTTCTCAAGCTTCTATTGCAG GGTGCTTCAAACAGAAGAATGGCAGCAACCAATATGAACAGTGAGAGCAGCCGATCCCATAGTGTTTTCACTTGTATCATCGAAAGCCATTGGGAGAAAGATTCTATGACACACTTCAGATTTGCAAGGTTAAATTTAGTGGATTTAGCTGGCTCTGAAAG GCAGAAGAGCTCCGGTGCAGAAGGAGATCGTCTGAAAGAAGCAGCAAACATAAACAAATCTTTGTCTACTCTTGG CCTTGTAATAATGTCTCTGGTGGATCTGGCACATGGGAAACATAGACATGTTCCGTACAGAGATTCTCGGCTAACATTTCTGCTTCAG GATTCCCTAGGTGGAAACTCAAAAACAACAATGATAGCAAATGTCAGCCCATCCATTTG TGCTGCAAATGAAACTCTAAGCACACTGAAGTTTGCTCAGCGAGCCAAGCTTATTCAGAATAAT GCAAAAGTGAATGAAGATGCTTCTGGTGATGTTAATGCACTGCAGCAACAAATCGAACAACTAAAG GGCCAGTTGTCCTCCTTGTTGAAGCATCATAACTTCCCAAACTCTCCAAATAGCTGTGTGCCAAGTTATGAAGAACTGAAAATAGGAGACTACTCGAGGAAAAATGAATACACTAGTGAAAAGGTTGCAGATTGTAAGATACAAAACATCAATAGTAACAAG ATGAGACGCATGGAGGCTACTTTAGCTGGTTCCTTGAGGAGAGAAAAGATGGCAGAAACTGCAAACCAGAAATTAGAGGCAGAAATTGAGCAAATGAACCGCTTG GTTTGCCAAAAGGAAGAAGATGTTCAGCGTACTAAAATGATGCTTAGGTTTCGGGAGGAGAAGATAAAAAATCTTGAATCGTTGACAACTGGTCTTGTATCAACTGAGGAGTATCTCATGGAGGAAAATCAAGCTTTGAAGGCAGAAATTCAATTGCTTCGGACAAAGATTGACAGAAATCCAGAATTGACACGTTTTGCTTTAGAGAATATTAGACTTATTGAACAGCTGCAAAT atttcaaaatttttatgagCAAGGAGAGCGAGAAATATTGCTGGGTGAAATTTCAGAACTGCGGGACGAG CTTCAGGAAGTTCTTGAAGGAAAGAACAGATTCTCCTCTAGATATGAGAATCAG GATGGGAACACTGTGAAGGAGTTGGAAGATTGCAGGAATATGAATTCCAAGTTGATGag GGAAGTAGAAGAGTTACAAATGGAACTGAGTAAATACTTGAACTGTAGTCATGGAGCATTTGATTCT GTTGGTGGTTTTCCCTCCAAGGATCACAAGGAATGCAGGCAAACAAATAAATGTTCATTG GTTGAAATTATATCAGTCCATAGTGACTCTGGAGATGAGGTAGCATCCTGTTCAAGGGAGAATGATGTGGCGTTAGAAAATCAAAATGAGCAGAGTGTAAGTGTTGCTTCAGTTATGCAGCATAGTGCCACTGAAAAGGAGTTGATAGAAGCAAGATTGTTACTTAAGGCAATGGAAGCTGAGCATATCCATCTATTTAATGAGCTGCAGCATCTCCAGGAAGAGAACAGAAGATACATGGAAATGATAAGCAATGAAGGCAAGCTGGAAATTGAATCTGTTCATAAACTTAAAATTCATTGCCTTGAGCAAGATCACTTAGCATCTAAAAAGGAAGGCCAGATCATGGAGAGTGAACTAATTAATGTAAAGGGTTTACACGACAAGTTGGATATATTGACTAAAGACTTGGAGAATGCCAAATTACTTAATTGTCAATATCAACAGGTTCAAGCATCACAATTATCTTGTCAGCATGAGGCTGATTTAGTCCATGAACAGGTTGAAATGGAAACAGCTAGGACAATCCTTCATTTGCAGGAAGAGGTTGCTGCACTTCAGTTAGAACTTAATTCCATTACTCAAGAAAATACAAGGCTAAGAGATACTATCACGGCTAAAGAGGAAGAAATGAAGTCAATTTGTGCCGATTGGGAAAGGGCAACTCTAGAACTCACTAGCTTCCTTCTAGACGGTTCTAAATCCCTCAAAGATGCCTCTCGGCTGGTAGAAAACATTTCTTGTTCATTTCCTCAAATTAATGTTTGGGTTGGTGAAAATGTTGAGAGGGCTGCAAGAGTTTGCattgaaaaagaagaaagaattctACTTCTGCAGAGAAGCTTGGAAGACGCACAGAGAATGATAATGGAAATGGAGATGAAGTTAAGTTCCTTGAAGGGAGCAACAATTGCTTTTAATGAGTTTCAGGATTCAGGTACTGATGTGGAAACAGAAGAGGCAGCCCATTTAAGCATCTTATTTAACGATGAGACAGATTTGCAAAAAGTTCTAGCAAATGAACTCAAAGTTAAGGAGGATCAGCTTATCATGGCAGAAAAAAGGGCCAATGCTGCTTTCTTGATTGCAAAATGGCTTGTAGATTGTGACAAGGTTGCTTATGGAGATCATGCTGAGATGGACATTCCAGTAGCCACTTCTGAGGGAATGCAAAGCAATGTAATGGCAGGAATGATGGCTCATATGAAGTTTCCAACAACAGATAATCTTAAGGCTCAAGTGGAGTTGGCAAAGTTAGTAATATTGGAGTCTGAGAATGTTATCAATACATCTTATGACGATGCAGAAGCCCATTTATCCACCCTCAAAACAGACATTTCTGAAACTTGTTCAGTTTTTAAGGAGTCACTTCAGGATTTGCAGAGAGAAATTCTTGACATAAAAGAGAACTGTAAAGGTTTTCAGACTTCTAGAACCGAATTGCAATCAGTGGCAGCAGCTAAGTCTTTGAAGTCTCACCTTCTTGAtcaaataaaatgtgaaattgctGATGCAAATCAAAGTCTTAAATCAATTAAAGATTGCATTAAAACAAAAGCTAGTATGCCTGTCCACCTGCCAGATGACGAAGATGCGATTGAAAAGTCCAGTTGGAGTTCTCTTTCTTTAACATCAAGCTCTGATTATTCAATAGAAAGTATTGCTTCTGGAAACAATTTGATTGGATCACACTGTTCTGTGAAGATGACTGAGGTGGTGGATGATACAAAACTTGAAGAAGTCTCACTTCAATCTGATTCAGGATTCTCAGAAAGTTCAGGCAAATTTGGCCTAAGAAACGAGTTGTGGATGCAATTGGATGTTTTCCATAAATTATACGTTTGGTTAACAACAATCCTCAATGAGAGTGATATTGGAGAACATTCTCATACTGAAG AGCTTCTTTCCTTGGGGTTGACAATGGAGATTTATGATGCAGCATCCCAGAATAATATAGAG GCACTTCCTGATGATACTAGTCCTGCCAAAAGTTTCTTTAAAAAATTTGAGGAAGCCCATGCTACCATGAAGGAAGCTGATTATGCATTAAAAGCACTGCTGAAAGCAAATGAAAATGCACAAGttttgaataatatatggaagCAAGCGAGTGAAGAATTGATGGTAGAGAAATCAAACTTGATTGATGAACTTGAAAAGCTCAGATACTCGATCAGTTTGAAAGAAAGAGAGAATGAATTGTTGCAGGATCAAATACATTATACTTTGGTTGAAACAGCTGACTCAATATCTTTGCTTGATGGGTGTTTCAAGCAAATGCAAAGACAAATTGAGGACAAGTTTAAGGTTTTATACTCTGATGCCTTATCTATGAGTCAGGAGATGCTTTTCACGATTTGCAACTCAAGATCATCACTAGAAGATATTTGTTCTGAGGCGATAAAGAAAGAACTCTCTCTATTTGTTTTGTATCACTGCCATTTTGGAGACTTTGTCCACAAAACTTTAAACTTGAGCAGTGAATTATATTCTCATCCATCGCAAAGACCAGAACTTCACTCTGTTATAAATACTTTAGTAAAGAGTCCCTCCATTAGTCAAGGTGAAAATGTGGATCATCCTAAGAAAAGTACAGAGGGTGAAGATGGACGTAAGCAACTTAAACATTTAGAAGATCAAGATCAAGATCTCTCACAGAATGATTTGATATATGAAAATTTCTCTCTGAAGAaagaattgaaaaggaaagaagatTTGTTGGAGGGTTTGCTTTTTGATCTTCACTTGTTGCAAGAATCAGCCTCCAATAGCCAGGAAATCAAAGATGAAAGTGAAAAGTTAATGTTGGGTTTGAAGGAAGTTTGCCATGAGCTAGAGATAAAAACAAATGAAGCTGATGACTTGTTGGTTCAGCACAGCAAACTTGAAAATCGTCTAAGTGATGCTGAAAATGCTCTGGAGCAGGCTAAACAAACAATAGATTCTCTCTTAGATGAAAATGCTGAGATGAGAATGCTTTTAGAAGACCTCTATCACAAGAAATCTGAGGCTGAAGAAGGACTGGAAGAACAGAAGGAGGTGGTGAAAGAATTGGAAAAAGAAATTCTTcatttgaattattcattggaaaaggaCTTACTGTCATCCATTAAAGGCATTGAAGAGGACTTGAGAAAGGTCACTAGCGACAGAGATGAGCTCCGTGAAGAAATTTTCTCTCTAAATGATCAGCTTGAGATGGTCCGTGCACTGGCGGATGAAAATGAAGCTATCGCAGTTGAAGCTCGTCAG GAGTCAGAAGCAAGTAAAATATATTCTGAACAAAAGGAGGAGGAGGTCAAGATCCTTGAGCATTCTGTTGAGGAACTTGAATCTACTGTAAATGTATTGGAGAAAAAG GTATATGAATTGGATGAGGAGGTAGAGAGGCATCGGTTCATCAGAATTTCATTGGAGCATGAACTCCAATTTCTTAGAGATAGATTATCAAAAGTAGATAGCTTTGTTGATGTTGTGCATTCAGTCAACTCAAACGCTGAACAAACTAAAGATCTTTTTCCTAG GAAAATGCATGATAAGTTGCTCCAACTCCATGAGGCACACGATCAGATAAGGATTCTAGAGAGGGAAAAAGAAGAGCTGAGTATAGAG ATCAAACAATGCAAAGAGTACATCTCGGAAATTTTATTACATTCTGAAGCCCAGGCATCACAGTACCAACAGAAG TACAAGACGTTGGAAGCCATGATTCGTGAATTGAAAACAGACTTGCCAACTTCAACCTCAACAGTACCAATATCGGACAAAAATGAGAAGACATCAACAAGAAGCAGGGGTTCAAGCTCACCATTCCGGTGCATTTCAAGTTTGGTACAACAAATGAATTCGGAGAAGGATCAAGAATTATCAAATGCCAGACTTCGTATTGAAGAACTGGAAGCACTGTCAGCTAGTCGGCAAAAAGAG ATATATATGCTAAACGCTAGGCTAGCTGCAGCTGAAAGCATGACCCATGATGTCATCAGGGATTTACTTGGTGTCAAATTGGACATGACTAATTATGCG AACTTAATAGATCAGCACCAGGTTCAAATATTGTTGAAGGAGGCTAATCAGCAAGCAGAAGAGTTCCTTGCAAAG gAGCAAGAAATTCTCAACTTAAGAAAGCTGGTCACTAATCtcatggaggaaaaagagag TTGCTTGCATGAAATAAATAAGAAAGATGCAGATATACTCAATGCACAACTGACTTTAGAGCAACTTCAACAAAGGGATCAGTTGCTTTCTGCACAGAATGAAATGTTAAAG ATGGATAAGAGCAATTTGATAAAGAAGGTTGCAGAATTGGATGATTTGATAACAACATCAAGTAAAGAGAAGCAAATAAACCAGACATTACAGATTAAG CAGGAGAATGGTTCATTAAACCTTGGAAGTGTCAATTTGAACAATAAGAGGCTACCACATTCTGAAAGGCTTGTTTCTCGAATGAGTAATGAAATGGGTCAATTTCGTAAAACTAATGGACGGCTTCAACATCATGATAAAACATGTGGATCATCACAAGGGTTTGATGCAAAATATAGGTAG